A region of Marnyiella aurantia DNA encodes the following proteins:
- a CDS encoding GreA/GreB family elongation factor: protein MSENIILTTGVYDVIKDHLRRKKVTIEEENRLLAELKGAQQVRRRELPPEVVTVNRKVTIKDHTLDREEELIFVGVAEAKPKKKKFSILSDMALATVGYKVGDVIEWPFQDGERKIEILKVENWQN from the coding sequence ATGTCCGAGAATATCATTTTAACAACAGGAGTTTACGACGTAATTAAAGATCATTTAAGAAGAAAAAAAGTAACCATTGAAGAAGAAAACCGACTTCTGGCCGAGCTGAAAGGGGCGCAGCAGGTACGCAGGAGGGAGCTGCCGCCTGAGGTGGTTACCGTGAACAGAAAAGTAACGATAAAAGATCACACACTGGACAGGGAAGAGGAGCTGATTTTTGTGGGAGTAGCAGAAGCCAAACCAAAGAAGAAAAAGTTTTCAATCCTTTCCGATATGGCTCTGGCGACCGTAGGTTACAAAGTAGGCGATGTAATTGAATGGCCTTTCCAGGATGGAGAGAGGAAGATTGAAATCCTAAAGGTGGAAAACTGGCAAAACTAA